A single window of Jiangella alkaliphila DNA harbors:
- a CDS encoding OsmC family protein: MAENAQRTVSLQRVGERRYVATNARGGELPFGQGDDGDFTPVELLLTAIAGCSAIDIDLITSRRAEPEKFEMVTTANKIRDEQGNRLEDIEVSIRIRFPDGEEGDAAREVLPDAVAKSHDRLCTVSRTVEIGTPIAMRLD; this comes from the coding sequence ATGGCTGAGAACGCACAACGCACGGTGTCCCTGCAGCGAGTCGGCGAGCGCCGCTACGTCGCCACCAACGCCCGCGGCGGCGAGCTGCCGTTCGGGCAGGGCGACGACGGCGACTTCACCCCGGTCGAGCTGCTGCTGACCGCGATCGCCGGCTGCTCGGCCATCGACATCGACCTCATCACGTCGCGTCGTGCGGAGCCCGAGAAGTTCGAGATGGTGACCACCGCGAACAAGATCCGCGACGAGCAGGGCAACCGGCTCGAGGACATCGAGGTGTCCATCCGCATCCGGTTCCCCGACGGCGAAGAGGGCGACGCCGCACGCGAGGTGCTGCCCGACGCGGTCGCGAAGTCACACGACCGCCTGTGCACCGTGAGCCGGACCGTCGAGATCGGCACCCCGATCGCGATGCGGCTGGACTGA
- a CDS encoding helix-turn-helix transcriptional regulator: MSVPPPVFVRRFERVTHALRILTMHPDGVPIRRLAAELDVDEQTLRAEIVAFYCADSAAFDPGPLRQVRIEFVGADGGADDVDPAVAEVVRASTDRPAAEIGVMHTSPAELAHVYRAGQTLLSLEPDNNVLDGALRTLGDTMLRGVRPVDDRWKVELAGILVDAIRRRRWVRIEYTPVWRDDSTEHRIAPYRLLRTRRGWEVDAGMSADGRVVGSFLLTGIREATVLDEMFERPQEVEDRLSGHRHEQEVELVVPQDARWAVDRFAESSELLAEDEESVKLRVRLLRPVERRLGILLLSAGPLAFVTDPPELAEAGRRLARELLDHHGTTAR; this comes from the coding sequence ATGAGCGTTCCTCCGCCGGTGTTCGTCCGCCGATTCGAGCGGGTGACACACGCGCTTCGCATCCTGACCATGCATCCCGATGGCGTGCCGATCCGCCGGCTCGCGGCCGAACTGGACGTCGACGAGCAGACGTTGCGGGCCGAGATCGTCGCGTTCTACTGCGCCGACAGCGCGGCGTTCGATCCCGGCCCGCTGCGCCAGGTGCGCATCGAGTTCGTCGGCGCCGACGGCGGGGCCGACGACGTCGACCCCGCGGTCGCCGAGGTCGTCCGGGCGTCGACCGACCGGCCCGCCGCGGAGATCGGCGTCATGCACACGTCGCCGGCCGAGCTGGCGCACGTCTACCGCGCCGGCCAGACGCTGCTGTCGCTGGAGCCGGACAACAACGTGCTCGACGGCGCGCTCCGCACGCTCGGCGACACCATGCTGCGCGGCGTCCGCCCGGTCGACGACCGGTGGAAGGTCGAGCTGGCCGGCATCCTCGTCGACGCGATCCGGCGGCGGCGCTGGGTGCGAATCGAGTACACGCCGGTGTGGCGCGACGACAGCACGGAGCACCGCATCGCGCCGTACCGCCTGCTGCGCACCCGGCGCGGCTGGGAGGTCGACGCCGGCATGTCGGCGGACGGGCGCGTGGTCGGCAGCTTCCTGCTCACCGGCATCCGCGAGGCGACGGTGCTGGACGAGATGTTCGAGCGGCCGCAGGAGGTCGAGGACCGGTTGTCCGGGCACCGGCACGAGCAAGAGGTCGAGCTGGTCGTGCCGCAGGACGCGCGCTGGGCGGTGGACCGGTTCGCCGAGAGCTCCGAGCTGCTCGCCGAGGACGAAGAGTCGGTGAAGCTGCGGGTCCGGCTGTTGCGGCCGGTCGAGCGGCGCCTCGGCATCCTGCTGCTGAGCGCCGGGCCGCTGGCGTTCGTCACCGACCCGCCCGAGCTGGCCGAGGCCGGGCGGCGGCTGGCCCGCGAGCTCCTGGACCACCACGGCACCACCGCCCGCTGA
- a CDS encoding WYL domain-containing protein → MLVALVAAEPKGIPTPRLLRIAAFGGGEEHHVRQLKRLIEDLNGAGWDIRNTAPPGQTAVYRAFAGDNRLRLTLTPEQQTELARAALIAGDAAFAARAGIEGTDAPIPELRTAPQAERNDDALDKVLYALERRCRLRFVYKRRARVVHPHFVYPGTSGWHLVGHEDGSEQDKRFVTDRMSDVRVDLPRTADPRFEPFRDELDPLLWAVDEPVDVTVETTPAHRHQVETLLGTPSYHEIDDDVVRLTIRVTHRTAFRNRVFELGPRVRVLTPESIRSELLLELDSLLD, encoded by the coding sequence GTGCTGGTCGCGCTGGTCGCGGCCGAGCCGAAGGGGATCCCGACGCCGCGATTACTTCGGATCGCGGCCTTCGGTGGGGGAGAAGAACATCATGTACGGCAGTTGAAACGGCTGATCGAGGATCTCAACGGCGCCGGGTGGGACATCCGGAACACCGCGCCGCCCGGTCAGACAGCGGTCTATCGGGCGTTCGCAGGTGACAATCGGCTGCGGCTGACCCTGACGCCGGAACAACAGACCGAACTGGCCCGGGCCGCGCTCATCGCCGGCGACGCCGCATTCGCTGCGCGCGCCGGCATCGAGGGCACCGACGCGCCGATTCCGGAGCTGCGTACCGCACCGCAGGCCGAGCGCAACGACGACGCTCTCGACAAGGTGCTGTACGCGCTGGAGCGGCGCTGCCGGCTGCGGTTCGTGTACAAGCGGCGCGCGCGGGTCGTGCACCCGCACTTCGTCTATCCGGGCACGTCGGGTTGGCATCTGGTCGGCCACGAGGACGGCAGCGAGCAGGACAAACGGTTCGTCACCGACCGCATGTCAGACGTGCGGGTCGACCTGCCACGCACCGCCGACCCGCGGTTCGAGCCGTTCCGCGACGAGCTCGATCCGCTCCTGTGGGCGGTCGACGAGCCCGTCGACGTGACGGTCGAGACGACCCCGGCGCACCGCCACCAGGTCGAGACGCTGCTCGGCACGCCGTCGTACCACGAGATCGACGACGACGTCGTCAGGCTGACCATCCGAGTGACGCACCGGACGGCGTTCCGCAACCGCGTCTTCGAGCTCGGGCCGCGCGTGCGCGTGCTGACGCCCGAGAGTATCCGCAGCGAGCTCCTGCTGGAGCTGGACTCACTACTGGACTGA
- a CDS encoding helicase domain-containing protein, whose protein sequence is MTTHPALDDEQQQLDRSYALLGDDASDRPLVFGRVDDTGGSRYVGRIDVRDESGGAVVVAWHSPEAGAFYQACATEPTDVTLKRVVTVSGRQVIAVHDEIAGGAAGDVSTGRDHRPVVGKVVVAALEQFRTGALAEATATLRPEQFDIIRRPAQGVLVIQGGPGTGKTVTALHRAAWLAANDDAVRAAGLLVVVPTPTLRNYVADVLPRLGADAVTTDIASLYDGPARRRGHDTRPEAARVKGSAVMAMVLRRLVESAGEPGSPEELLRHLYADPALLEELADDLLKAGQRDVLYREPAASAHNEPWTVDDLVLLDELAHLLGRATPHYGHAVVDEAQNLSPMQARAIARRCRDVTLAGDLDCSTGPGKHDDWSELTAYFGSEAREATLSLGYRVPRPVVELSRRQLPDGGTLDLARSLRDGLGIPLVRRVDPGDEAAVALSAGEAAAGTGFKVGVVVAAARYDETLRYCQAAGVKVGDGRDGDLAQPVTLLPADLANGLEFDAIALIEPAEIGDGTELGRRLLYVAMTRCTQSLAIFHAAPLPAGMEHLERPAPPPREPEVEHRPRPARTEDLFDLFKLLRDDDRMLVEVLIRRLVRDSLERDD, encoded by the coding sequence GTGACGACACACCCTGCTCTCGACGACGAGCAGCAGCAGCTCGACCGCTCGTACGCCCTCCTCGGCGACGACGCGTCGGACCGGCCGCTGGTCTTCGGCCGGGTCGACGATACCGGCGGGTCGCGCTACGTGGGTCGCATCGACGTGCGCGACGAGTCCGGCGGCGCCGTCGTCGTCGCGTGGCACTCGCCCGAGGCCGGCGCGTTCTACCAGGCCTGCGCCACCGAACCCACCGACGTCACGCTCAAGCGCGTCGTCACCGTCAGCGGCCGCCAGGTCATCGCCGTGCACGACGAGATCGCCGGCGGCGCCGCCGGCGACGTCAGTACCGGGCGCGACCACCGCCCCGTCGTCGGCAAGGTCGTCGTCGCGGCGCTCGAGCAGTTCCGCACCGGCGCGCTGGCCGAGGCCACCGCCACGCTGCGGCCCGAGCAGTTCGACATCATCCGCCGCCCGGCCCAAGGCGTCCTCGTCATCCAGGGCGGCCCCGGCACGGGCAAGACGGTCACCGCGCTGCACCGCGCCGCCTGGCTGGCCGCCAACGACGACGCCGTCCGTGCCGCCGGGCTGCTGGTCGTCGTCCCGACGCCGACGCTGCGCAACTACGTCGCCGACGTGCTGCCGCGCCTGGGCGCCGACGCCGTCACCACCGACATCGCCTCGCTCTACGACGGCCCGGCGCGCCGGCGCGGCCACGACACCCGGCCCGAGGCGGCACGGGTCAAGGGCTCGGCCGTCATGGCGATGGTGCTACGCCGGCTGGTCGAGTCCGCCGGCGAGCCGGGCTCGCCCGAAGAGCTGCTGCGCCACCTCTACGCCGACCCGGCGCTGCTCGAGGAGCTGGCCGACGACCTCCTCAAGGCCGGCCAGCGCGACGTGCTGTACCGCGAGCCGGCCGCGTCCGCCCACAACGAGCCGTGGACCGTCGACGACCTCGTGCTGCTCGACGAGCTGGCGCACCTGCTGGGCCGCGCTACGCCGCACTACGGGCACGCCGTCGTCGACGAGGCGCAGAACCTCTCGCCGATGCAGGCCCGCGCCATCGCCCGGCGCTGCCGCGACGTCACGCTGGCCGGCGACCTCGACTGCTCGACCGGCCCCGGCAAGCACGACGACTGGAGCGAGCTGACCGCCTACTTCGGGTCCGAGGCGCGCGAGGCCACGCTGAGCCTCGGCTACCGCGTCCCGCGCCCGGTCGTCGAGCTGTCGCGACGGCAGCTGCCCGACGGCGGCACGCTCGACCTGGCGCGGTCCCTGCGCGACGGGCTCGGCATACCGCTGGTCCGCCGGGTCGACCCGGGCGACGAGGCGGCGGTCGCGCTGTCCGCCGGTGAGGCCGCGGCCGGGACGGGGTTCAAGGTCGGCGTGGTGGTCGCGGCGGCCCGCTACGACGAGACGCTGCGGTACTGCCAGGCGGCCGGCGTCAAGGTCGGCGACGGCCGCGACGGCGACCTCGCCCAGCCCGTCACGCTGCTGCCGGCCGACCTCGCCAACGGCCTCGAGTTCGACGCGATCGCGCTGATCGAGCCGGCCGAGATCGGCGACGGGACCGAGCTCGGCCGGCGACTGCTCTACGTCGCGATGACGCGGTGCACGCAGTCGCTGGCGATCTTCCACGCGGCGCCGCTGCCGGCCGGCATGGAGCACCTGGAGCGGCCCGCGCCGCCGCCGCGCGAACCCGAGGTCGAGCACCGTCCGCGCCCGGCCCGCACCGAGGACCTCTTCGACCTCTTCAAGCTCCTTCGCGACGACGATCGCATGCTGGTCGAGGTCCTGATCCGCCGCCTCGTCCGCGACTCGCTCGAACGCGACGACTGA
- a CDS encoding 8-oxoguanine DNA glycosylase OGG fold protein codes for MVRTISGTGLPAALPALIDKYRDAQPRPVRYRPPNWTAVLYHVQPQLDVTALLRNRTYTTPLDGSKAKDRTVTFAGVLAACRAMDIGNQREVLQTFVLTMAWASAGAVNPTLRATARALEDPDRAHRVLSDSVRRLRSAETLHDGALEENHRAWSLRGVGQSPASRWWAAAGRVDGRSWQPLVLDDRVYATLNRTLLIGGTARLASSRHRAARYRAYVDTVHRWAVELRLEGRDADAERVVFVLERHDGGSTPSA; via the coding sequence ATGGTGCGGACGATCAGCGGCACGGGACTGCCCGCCGCATTGCCGGCACTCATCGACAAGTACCGCGACGCCCAGCCGCGGCCGGTCCGGTACCGGCCGCCGAACTGGACCGCGGTGCTGTACCACGTCCAGCCGCAGCTCGACGTCACCGCTCTGCTGCGCAACCGCACCTACACGACGCCGCTGGACGGGTCGAAGGCGAAGGACCGCACGGTGACGTTCGCCGGTGTCCTGGCGGCGTGCCGGGCGATGGACATCGGCAACCAGCGCGAGGTGTTGCAGACGTTCGTGCTGACCATGGCATGGGCGTCGGCGGGCGCCGTCAACCCGACGCTGCGGGCGACGGCGCGTGCGCTCGAGGACCCCGACCGCGCGCACCGGGTCCTCAGCGACTCCGTCCGCCGGCTCCGCTCGGCCGAGACCCTGCACGACGGCGCGCTCGAGGAGAACCACCGGGCGTGGTCGCTGCGCGGCGTCGGGCAGTCGCCGGCCAGCCGCTGGTGGGCCGCCGCCGGACGGGTCGACGGACGCAGCTGGCAGCCGCTGGTGCTCGACGACCGGGTCTACGCGACGCTCAACCGCACCCTCCTGATCGGCGGCACGGCCCGGCTGGCCAGCTCACGCCACCGGGCGGCCCGCTACCGCGCCTACGTCGACACGGTGCACCGATGGGCCGTCGAGCTGCGGCTCGAGGGGCGCGACGCCGACGCGGAGCGGGTCGTGTTCGTGCTCGAACGACACGACGGCGGATCGACTCCGTCAGCCTGA
- a CDS encoding 8-oxoguanine DNA glycosylase OGG fold protein, which produces MSSSPPPVLRDLLDRYADVREQPARLRPSTWQNALIRVPESLEVTTLLTGRRFTRAVPGSKTHDRTVSRGGVRAACAAMNVDDTREILQTFVLAMAWAAGLTGGRYQANTATAVLDPARAFRVLSDAAKALRHAGSMHDGALEQVHRWWSLPGVGQSYASKWWALAGRVEGRDWQPLILDDRGYATLNDTLKIGGTARLAGSRRRADRYRAYVETVHRWAVELQLAGLDVDAERIAFVLFHHNGGAPFSR; this is translated from the coding sequence ATGAGCTCGTCGCCGCCGCCGGTGCTGCGCGATCTGCTGGACCGCTACGCCGACGTGCGCGAACAGCCCGCACGCCTCAGGCCGAGCACCTGGCAGAACGCGCTCATTCGGGTGCCCGAGTCGCTCGAGGTCACGACGCTGCTGACGGGCCGGCGGTTCACCCGTGCCGTCCCGGGGTCGAAGACGCACGATCGCACCGTCAGCCGCGGCGGCGTGCGCGCGGCCTGCGCCGCCATGAACGTCGACGACACCAGGGAGATCCTGCAGACGTTCGTGCTGGCCATGGCGTGGGCGGCGGGGCTGACCGGCGGCCGTTATCAGGCCAACACCGCGACGGCCGTCCTCGATCCGGCCCGGGCGTTCCGCGTGCTCAGCGACGCCGCGAAGGCGCTGCGGCACGCCGGCTCCATGCACGACGGCGCGTTGGAACAGGTGCACCGGTGGTGGTCGCTGCCGGGCGTCGGGCAGTCCTACGCCAGCAAGTGGTGGGCGTTGGCCGGCCGGGTCGAGGGCCGCGACTGGCAGCCGCTGATCCTGGACGACCGCGGGTACGCCACCCTCAACGACACCCTGAAGATCGGCGGCACGGCGCGGCTGGCCGGCTCGCGGCGCCGCGCCGACCGCTATCGCGCTTACGTCGAGACCGTCCACCGCTGGGCGGTCGAACTGCAGCTGGCCGGGCTCGACGTCGATGCCGAGCGGATCGCGTTCGTGCTGTTCCACCACAATGGAGGTGCGCCATTCAGTCGATAA
- a CDS encoding WYL domain-containing protein: MSTPQYVRRFDRVTRALNELALHAGGLSIAVLAERVSTDAATLRAELRAYFRADVDPAFSPNAIRQTTIRFHDEDGVDVEPAEAEFVSTSPRPTEEVGADYVTVGELARIYRAGHDLLAVEPANAALESALQALTATVLAGLGTARSTWLAGLAASIGEALRSPRRVELTYARAWQPGVRTHVVEPYRLVKTRRGWELDAGFVEDDAFGGRVGSFLLSGVRDAVVLPSTFERPADADARIAANRRTTMVDLVAPQSSRWVIERFAESIEVLGEDEDMIRLRAHLLPPVEQRLGLLLLVAGPDTWVNTPTPLRDAGTTLARDLLDHYTG, from the coding sequence ATGAGCACACCGCAGTACGTCCGCCGCTTCGACCGGGTGACCCGGGCGCTCAACGAGCTGGCGCTGCACGCCGGCGGCCTGTCCATCGCGGTCCTCGCCGAGCGGGTGAGCACCGACGCCGCGACGCTGCGGGCCGAACTGCGCGCCTACTTCCGCGCGGACGTCGACCCGGCGTTCAGCCCGAACGCGATCCGTCAGACGACGATCCGCTTCCACGACGAGGACGGGGTCGACGTCGAGCCGGCCGAGGCCGAGTTCGTGTCCACGTCGCCGCGGCCCACCGAGGAGGTCGGCGCCGACTACGTCACCGTCGGCGAGCTGGCCCGCATCTACCGGGCCGGGCACGACCTCCTCGCCGTGGAGCCGGCGAACGCCGCGCTCGAGAGCGCGCTGCAGGCGCTGACAGCGACCGTGCTGGCAGGTCTCGGCACCGCGCGGTCCACCTGGCTGGCCGGCCTCGCCGCGTCGATCGGCGAGGCGCTGCGGTCGCCCCGCCGGGTCGAGCTGACGTACGCCCGCGCCTGGCAGCCCGGCGTCCGCACCCACGTCGTCGAGCCCTATCGGCTGGTCAAGACCCGTCGCGGCTGGGAGCTCGACGCGGGGTTCGTCGAGGACGACGCCTTCGGCGGCCGGGTCGGCAGCTTCCTCCTGTCGGGCGTCCGCGACGCCGTCGTCCTGCCGTCGACGTTCGAGCGACCGGCCGACGCCGACGCCCGGATCGCCGCCAACCGCCGCACGACCATGGTCGACCTGGTCGCACCCCAGAGCAGCCGCTGGGTGATCGAACGCTTCGCGGAGTCCATCGAGGTGCTCGGCGAGGACGAGGACATGATCCGGTTGCGGGCGCACCTGCTGCCCCCGGTGGAGCAGCGGCTGGGGCTGCTGCTCCTGGTCGCCGGGCCCGACACCTGGGTCAACACCCCGACACCCCTCCGCGACGCCGGCACCACGCTCGCCCGCGACCTGCTGGACCACTACACCGGCTGA
- a CDS encoding WYL domain-containing protein yields MRMPGGRDQLGPLERLTRLRVELTPEQQVELVRAALVAGDPGFRERLGDVPAPADEDLVRSGEPLRTAPDPLTEAAYAVEQRCLIRFTYKSRPRVVRPQLVRPGASGWYLYGHEIDGPEIDSPEMKWFVTHRMSDVALDPPGTAGPLREVTADELNPITWKRDPRVDVVVETSAEHERQVTAMLGEPSTREADGEVVRLTVPMTHRAAFRARLYELGRRARVVAPPEVVDEIIADLRRFVSPLGGPSADRRSPGGDESHKGKESGPE; encoded by the coding sequence ATGCGCATGCCTGGAGGACGTGACCAGCTCGGGCCGCTGGAGCGACTCACCCGGCTGCGGGTCGAGCTCACGCCTGAGCAACAGGTCGAGCTGGTGCGGGCCGCGCTGGTCGCGGGCGACCCCGGGTTCCGCGAGCGGCTCGGTGACGTTCCCGCGCCCGCCGACGAGGACCTGGTCCGTTCGGGCGAACCGCTGCGGACGGCGCCCGATCCACTCACGGAGGCCGCGTACGCCGTCGAGCAGCGCTGCCTCATCCGCTTCACCTACAAGAGCCGGCCGCGGGTCGTGCGCCCGCAGCTCGTGCGCCCGGGCGCGTCCGGGTGGTACCTGTACGGCCACGAGATCGACGGCCCGGAGATCGACTCGCCCGAAATGAAGTGGTTCGTCACCCACCGGATGTCCGACGTGGCACTCGACCCGCCCGGCACCGCCGGACCGCTTCGTGAGGTGACCGCCGACGAGCTGAACCCCATCACGTGGAAGCGCGACCCGCGCGTGGACGTCGTCGTCGAGACGTCGGCCGAGCACGAGCGGCAGGTGACGGCCATGCTGGGCGAGCCGTCGACGCGCGAGGCCGACGGGGAGGTCGTGCGCCTGACCGTGCCGATGACACACCGGGCGGCGTTCCGGGCCCGCCTCTACGAGCTCGGCCGCCGCGCCCGCGTCGTCGCGCCGCCGGAGGTCGTCGACGAGATCATCGCCGACCTGCGCCGGTTCGTGAGCCCGCTGGGCGGACCCAGTGCCGACCGCAGGTCCCCGGGTGGCGATGAGTCCCACAAGGGAAAAGAATCAGGCCCGGAATGA
- a CDS encoding AAA family ATPase, whose product MYEELTRLSPALVVLEDLDLVIGCRRHGNDLGLHGFLAALDGAMSRHQGVVTVATTNDPRVLDDAAVRAARFDRTVEVPLPDGAQRRAILRRNLGPLAAAVEIEAIADGSDGASGADLRELVRRSVLADGDEVTTATLERFAGDGAWSPATGAGLYV is encoded by the coding sequence GTGTACGAGGAGCTGACGAGGCTCTCGCCGGCGCTGGTCGTCCTCGAGGACCTCGACCTCGTCATCGGGTGCCGCCGGCACGGCAACGACCTCGGGTTGCACGGGTTCCTCGCCGCGCTGGACGGCGCCATGAGCCGGCATCAGGGCGTCGTCACGGTCGCCACGACCAACGATCCGCGGGTGCTCGACGACGCCGCGGTGCGGGCCGCGCGGTTCGACCGGACGGTCGAGGTGCCGCTGCCCGACGGCGCCCAGCGGCGGGCCATCCTGCGCCGCAACCTGGGGCCGCTGGCCGCCGCGGTCGAGATCGAGGCGATCGCCGACGGCAGCGACGGCGCGTCGGGCGCCGACCTGCGCGAGCTGGTCCGCCGCTCCGTCCTCGCCGACGGCGACGAGGTGACGACGGCGACGCTCGAGCGCTTCGCGGGCGACGGCGCCTGGTCGCCCGCGACCGGAGCCGGCCTGTACGTCTGA
- a CDS encoding MFS transporter translates to MTGRAEVGIWSIGPSVYLPSLLFGIGQGAIAPVIPLSARELGGSVATAGLVVALLGVGKIVGDLPAGVLAVRLGERRAMLLALGVVLAALAACLLAPSVHLLAVAVVFIGISSSVFGLARHAYVTEAIPFELRGRALSTLGGTQRIGLFAGPFLGAAVMSRLGVGGGYWVHIVVAVAAIVVLVVVPEPPPAAHGGRAAVHRSGKPESTARVIRRHLTVLRTLGVGALLVGAARASRQVAIPLWGEHLGLDPATVSLLFGVSGAMEMLIFYPAGYAMDRLGRRRIVVPSMVLLGLSLVLLPLTNGIGTYTAVALLMGFGNGLGSGIIMTIGSDVSPDVSRATFLGAWRLFADVGNGVGPVLVSAVTAAVTLGAAIATAGAVAFVAAALMAHWVPKNGAVP, encoded by the coding sequence TTGACGGGGCGCGCGGAGGTCGGCATCTGGTCGATCGGTCCCTCGGTGTACCTTCCGTCGCTCCTGTTCGGCATCGGCCAGGGGGCGATCGCGCCGGTGATCCCCCTGTCAGCACGCGAGCTGGGCGGGTCGGTGGCGACGGCGGGCCTGGTGGTCGCGCTGCTGGGGGTCGGCAAGATCGTCGGGGACCTCCCGGCCGGTGTGCTGGCGGTGCGCCTGGGGGAGCGGCGCGCGATGCTGCTGGCGCTCGGCGTCGTGCTGGCCGCGCTCGCTGCGTGCCTGCTGGCGCCGTCGGTGCACCTGCTGGCGGTGGCGGTGGTGTTCATCGGCATCTCGTCGTCGGTGTTCGGGCTGGCCAGACACGCGTACGTCACGGAGGCGATCCCGTTCGAACTGCGCGGCCGGGCGTTGTCGACACTCGGCGGGACGCAGCGGATCGGCCTGTTCGCGGGGCCGTTCCTGGGCGCGGCGGTGATGAGCCGGCTCGGCGTCGGCGGGGGCTACTGGGTGCACATCGTGGTGGCGGTCGCGGCGATCGTCGTGCTGGTGGTGGTGCCCGAGCCGCCGCCCGCGGCCCACGGTGGCCGGGCCGCGGTCCACCGGTCAGGGAAACCGGAGAGCACCGCCCGGGTCATCCGCCGCCACCTGACGGTGCTGCGCACGCTGGGCGTCGGCGCGTTGCTGGTCGGGGCGGCCCGCGCGTCGCGGCAGGTGGCGATCCCGTTGTGGGGCGAGCACCTGGGCCTGGACCCGGCGACGGTGAGTCTGCTGTTCGGCGTCTCCGGCGCCATGGAGATGCTGATCTTCTACCCGGCCGGCTACGCGATGGACCGCCTCGGCCGCCGCCGGATCGTCGTCCCGTCGATGGTGCTGCTGGGCCTCTCGCTCGTGCTGCTGCCGCTGACCAACGGCATCGGCACGTACACCGCGGTCGCGCTGCTGATGGGGTTCGGCAACGGTCTGGGCAGCGGCATCATCATGACGATCGGCTCGGACGTCTCACCGGACGTGAGCCGCGCGACGTTCCTCGGGGCGTGGCGGTTGTTCGCCGACGTCGGGAACGGCGTCGGGCCGGTCCTCGTCAGCGCCGTGACGGCGGCCGTCACCCTGGGCGCCGCGATCGCGACCGCCGGCGCCGTCGCGTTCGTCGCCGCGGCGCTGATGGCCCACTGGGTGCCGAAGAACGGCGCCGTGCCATGA
- a CDS encoding MFS transporter: MTREPGGVSNRLLLTLSLGTVLNPLNSSMIAVALISLQRDFAVGIATSTWLASGFYVVAAVCQPLMGRLADQLGARRLFIGGLVVMGTASALAPLAPDFGWLLVVRLVQAAATSTAYPSALILVRSAGGDRAQPPARALAVLSVAASGSAALGPVLGGLLVAVAGWEAVFLVNVPVTLVGIVLAVRVLAGVPVERGPRIGLRELDLPGIALFSGLLVALIFAVLSLAEDPLWWLAGVVVVLSVLLVWRERSVPEPFLDVRGLAANRALSSVLAQQGGINLVFYCIFFGMPMWLEQVRGFDPATVGLLVLPMTLLSMLVTPVTARAIRRHGSAGPRLLGLGLLVVASSALQLLGDDTSVALLLGIAVLLGVPNGVTNLSLQTALYAAAPPGRMGASAGLFQTFRYLGAIAATSVLGVILEQNMSTAGVHDVGLLITGVAVVLFGLGLLAVRRR, translated from the coding sequence ATGACCCGCGAGCCCGGCGGCGTCTCCAACCGGCTGCTACTCACGTTGTCGTTGGGCACGGTGCTCAACCCGCTGAACTCGTCGATGATCGCGGTGGCGTTGATCAGCCTGCAACGCGACTTCGCCGTCGGCATCGCGACGTCGACGTGGCTGGCGTCGGGGTTCTACGTGGTCGCCGCGGTGTGCCAGCCGCTGATGGGACGCCTGGCCGACCAGCTCGGCGCGCGGCGGCTGTTCATCGGCGGGCTGGTGGTGATGGGGACGGCATCGGCTCTGGCGCCGCTCGCGCCGGACTTCGGCTGGCTGCTGGTGGTCCGGCTGGTGCAGGCGGCCGCGACGTCGACGGCGTATCCGTCGGCGCTGATCCTGGTGCGGTCCGCGGGCGGGGACCGCGCCCAGCCACCGGCCCGCGCGCTCGCCGTCCTGTCGGTCGCCGCGTCGGGGAGCGCGGCGCTCGGCCCGGTGCTCGGTGGCCTACTTGTCGCCGTCGCCGGGTGGGAGGCGGTGTTCCTGGTCAACGTGCCGGTGACGCTGGTGGGCATCGTCCTGGCGGTGCGGGTGCTGGCCGGCGTGCCGGTGGAGCGGGGCCCGCGGATCGGGCTGCGCGAGCTGGACCTGCCGGGGATCGCGCTGTTCAGCGGCCTGCTGGTGGCGCTGATCTTCGCCGTGCTGTCGCTGGCGGAAGACCCCCTGTGGTGGCTGGCGGGGGTCGTGGTCGTGCTGAGCGTCCTGCTGGTGTGGCGGGAGCGGTCGGTGCCCGAGCCGTTCCTCGACGTGCGCGGGCTGGCCGCGAACCGCGCGCTGAGCAGCGTCCTCGCCCAGCAGGGCGGCATCAACCTGGTCTTCTACTGCATCTTCTTCGGCATGCCGATGTGGCTGGAGCAGGTCCGCGGCTTCGACCCCGCGACGGTCGGCCTGCTGGTGTTGCCGATGACGCTGCTCAGCATGCTGGTCACGCCGGTCACGGCCCGGGCGATCCGCCGGCACGGGTCGGCCGGCCCGCGGCTGCTCGGGCTCGGCCTGCTCGTGGTCGCGTCGTCGGCGCTGCAACTGCTCGGCGACGACACGTCGGTCGCGCTGCTGCTCGGCATCGCCGTCCTGCTCGGCGTCCCGAACGGCGTCACCAACCTCAGCCTCCAGACGGCGCTCTACGCGGCCGCGCCGCCCGGGCGGATGGGCGCGTCGGCGGGGCTGTTCCAGACCTTCCGCTACCTCGGCGCCATCGCCGCGACCAGCGTGCTCGGCGTCATCCTGGAACAGAACATGTCGACCGCCGGCGTGCACGACGTCGGCCTGTTGATCACCGGGGTCGCGGTCGTGCTGTTCGGCCTGGGCCTGCTGGCGGTCCGGCGCCGCTGA